The genomic segment AAATTGAAGTTTTTGGTAGAAGCAAAGCAATGCCTAGGCAATTGAGTTtcacgaaaaaattaaaaaatttatttggacCAGGAAGAATACATAGACGAATTGTTGAAGAAATTTTATATGGACAACTGCAATCCTGTGTCAACGCCAATGGATGTGAATGTCAAACTCGCAAAGGATATGTCTCCCAAAACAGgtgccaaaattcaaaaaatcaaaaattccgCATCAACAAGCTATTGGAAGTCTACTGTTTGCTTTGCAGTGTACTAGACCAGACATATGTCAAGCCGTAAATAAGTTCAGTACTTTTAACGATTATCCTGGAAATGCACACTGGAATGCAGTAAATCGAATTTTCAGATACCTGCAGGGAACAAAGGACGCCAAATTAACATTCTCTCAAAGTGGTAATGAAGATATAATTGCATATTCTGATTCCGACTGGGCTAGCGATTCCGATGAAAGGCGTTCAGTTACGGGATATGTAAATATTCTTCAAGGAGGTCCTGTATCTTGGGCTTCCAAAAATCAACCAACAATAGCATTATCGTCTACAGAAGCCGGATACATGACACTTTGTGCCACACTGTTCAGGAGTTTGTATGGCTAACAAATCATGAAGCAGAACTCAACCCAAAACTGAATGAAAAAGCGAACAACAATCTATTGCGACAATCAAAGTACCATGCATTTGCCATCAACCAGCAAATATTTGGCAAGATCGAAACATATTGAGGTTCGCCATCATTTTATACATGAAAGGAGAGAGTAAAATATTATTCAATTTGTTGGAGTAAAAACTCAACTCATGGTTGCAGACAATTTAACCAAAGCCGTTCCTACTGATAAACATAACTTTTGTTCAACTCAAAGGGGGctacattttaattaaattttattcgaGTGGTGGTGTTGAAATTaactctttgtaaaatatagtTGTACGAACAAAAACATGTAGGCTATGAGAattgaatttgtatttttatttttagtcttTGTAAACTCTGTCCATAAATAGTAAATATCTTGTGCTTGCCAATCATTCAACTGAATGGACGTGTTTCTATTTTTAGCCCatttttcactgattctctttcgattctatcAAAgattgcagttactacttccggtgatcgaccCATTACatcgatgttgtcggcataggcgtgtatcatgtgttttcttgtgagtagtgtaccATATATATCTCGTTGAATATTCTCCAGCATGATATTAaagaatggttcggagagattgtttcctattttaactgaggaccgcgtatcagcaagtgtcatcctgcagagtcttattaattttgcagggataccaaactcagacatggcttgaaatacccttGAACGTACTGTCGAAAGCtgatttgtagtcaacgaagagatggtaaGAGTTGACCTGTCCTTCTCGCGTCTCTTCCAGGATCTGGCCTATGGTGGATTTGCCAGGTCTAAGGTcgcattgatagagcccaattatctcatggGGAGAAGACTAATTCTTCTGaaattggcacattccgtcttttcttctttcttgtgtTCCAATCATCTGATATGCATTCTTCGAGTCAGAAAGCGCTGATCCATGTGCTTTATCACCGTCTCCCctatggtcttaaatagtttagtgGACAGCCCATCGGCTGCAGCTGCCATGTTGTTCTTCAGTACCGTCACTGCTACTAGGACCttattttataccatcatcagggattggttttgtGTATTCTCTTCGCCCCCATTGTCGGACAATAGCAGCAGGGAAAAATGTACTTTCCATATCCCAATCACACTATCTGTCTTGATAACCAGATTTCATTCTttgcctctgcaggaggatgtgtttgcagctttttaatAACCAGCTTTCATGCTGTGCCGGATCGTACATTTCTCACCATGCTGAAAAGGGTGCGACTCTTGCTGCAGCAAGATAATGATCCGAAACTATGTTCGCTCCCCACTACCCTCGtttatctaacacgctggatgaatgcctaccATCTAcaacaacgtgatcaatttggttactAACCCCTTGATCTAGGGACAACCATGTGGCTTTGagaatttttatactcaccaccataggataggggtatatttattttaaggCTCTCTTTTGAcatgtccgatttagcacaTGCAGAGTTGTACAAGTCGTGTGATACAATTGACATAAACATATGAAAATCTCTTTTCAAAATATcacatgtaatttttatacccaccaccataggatgggcgtatacttaCCTAGTCATTTGGTtcgtaatacctcgaaatattgatttaggaccccataaagtatatatattcttgatcgtctcgacattctgagtcgaactagctatgtccgcccgtctatggaaatcatgatagcggtcgaatgcgtaaagctagccgcttgaaatttggcgcagatacttcttattgatgtaggtcgttaggaattgcaaatgggctctatcggttcagatttggatatagcacccgtCAGCGACGTGCCCAGGGAGGAAGGCCCTCGGACCCGATCCCCACCAAAactgattttgtctaaagaaaaattttaaattaaaatttattctaaacaaaaatttcattaacattatttataatgacaaaattgcatatttataatattctacacagacaaaattgtatttaaattcttaataaaaacaaaatttttctataaaaaattttaatcatttttttctagaaacaaaatttcagcataatattctcttatgaccaaaCTTCCGCACGGGCCGGACCCCCctcgaaattaattttttaagacaaaaattctttaacatattttcaagagacaacatttttataaaaaaaactgttacattttttctaaaggctacattttattgaatttttcagcgaaaaactctctaaagacaacctaacctcaagattattttttaaaaacataatttaaattttgcaaaaacacctttaaagttttttttattatgcatATCTGTCTCAAACAACTTtatcctaaaattttttctatagacaaatttcaatagatacttttaaagacaacattttcacccattacgcctgacccccgattccgttgtccgattttgatgaaattttatcttaaatataaaataaaaatggatatttcgatgtgttgcaaacggaatgacaaaatgaatatacccccatccttcggtggtgggtataaaaatcgccagagcccggccgggattcgaacctgtgcacacggagcaacagcgagagccgttgccgttctaagccatcaatacaacttccaagagatgcacagaatcatgtgtaccgtggaagtagtgtaattgtcgtagaaaaaaacaaataaaagcgtgctaagttcggccgggccgaatcttatatacccaccaccatggatcgcatttgtcgagttcttttcacggcatctcctcgtaggcaaaaaaggatataagaaatgatttgctctgctattagagcgatatcaagatatggtccggtttggaccacaattaaattatatgttggagacctgtgtaaaatgtcagtcaattcgaataagaattgcgccctttggggggaagtaaaatagagagatcgatttatatgggagctgtatcgggctatagaccgattcagaccataataaacacgtatgttgacggtcatgagagaatccgtcgtacaatatttcaggcaaatcgtataataattgcgcactctagaggctcaagaagtcaagatcccagatcggtttatatggcagctatatcaggttattgaccgatttcaaccatacttggcacagttgttggatatcataacaaaacacgtcgggccaaaattcattcaaatcggataagaattgcgccctctagaggctcaagaagtcaagacccaagatcggtttatatggcagctatatcaggttatgaaccgatttgaaccattcttggcacagatgttggatatcatggcaaaatacgtcgtgcgaaatttcattcaaatcggataagaattgcgcactctagaggctcaagaagtcaagacccaagatgggtttatatggcagctatatcaggttatgaaccgatttgaaccatttttggcacagatgttggatatcttgacaaaacacgtcgggccaaaattcattcctatcggataagaattgcgccctccagaggctcaagaagtcatgaccaaagatcggtttatatggcagctatatcaggttatgaaccgatttgtaccataattggcacagttgttggacatcat from the Stomoxys calcitrans chromosome 1, idStoCalc2.1, whole genome shotgun sequence genome contains:
- the LOC131998493 gene encoding uncharacterized protein LOC131998493, producing the protein MNSSEKLKWIDAMKNEIKSLEKNNTWILVEKPPRVNVIKTKWVTKDKKEPGGCVCSFLITSFHAVPDRTFLTMLKRVRLLLQQDNDPKLCSLPTTLVYLTRWMNAYHLQQRDQFGY